One window of the Flavobacteriaceae bacterium YJPT1-3 genome contains the following:
- a CDS encoding DNA starvation/stationary phase protection protein, whose amino-acid sequence MNYLNLDTKKSAKTVDQLNILLADYHLYYQKLRNFHWNIVGRSFFDLHEQFEQMYDDAKIKVDEIAERILTLRHQPTSNYSDYLKSSNLSESPSDISDHKMIDILLDDHGAILKQMTKVVETADKNGDEGTIDLIGAYIRELEKTSWMLDAWRMKTTDNHKK is encoded by the coding sequence ATGAACTATCTAAATTTAGATACTAAGAAGTCGGCTAAAACAGTAGATCAGCTGAACATACTACTCGCCGACTATCACTTATACTACCAAAAACTAAGAAACTTTCATTGGAACATCGTTGGACGAAGCTTTTTTGACCTTCATGAACAATTTGAGCAAATGTATGATGACGCCAAAATAAAGGTCGATGAGATTGCAGAACGCATTTTAACGCTGCGTCACCAACCTACTAGCAACTACAGCGACTATTTAAAGAGCTCCAACCTGAGCGAATCACCATCGGATATTTCAGATCATAAGATGATTGATATTCTATTGGACGATCATGGAGCCATCCTCAAACAAATGACCAAAGTGGTAGAAACCGCCGATAAAAATGGCGATGAAGGAACCATTGATCTTATAGGAGCTTACATTCGCGAACTGGAGAAAACGAGTTGGATGCTCGATGCCTGGAGAATGAAAACTACAGATAACCATAAAAAATAG
- a CDS encoding mechanosensitive ion channel family protein, whose amino-acid sequence MLFQLLLLQNSDKKGFSWSGAVESLWDKLGNWGESIILKLPNFIMAVIAFAIFWILAKYVSKLVRNVLMRTVKQDSIKVIAGKVSFAVTVLIGFFIALGLMDLDKVLTSVLAGAGVVGLAIGLALQGTLNNTFSGVILSFLPKIQLGDWVETNGFAGTVVDINLRSIVIQGADNNLVMIPNAKIIDEPFKNFTQTQRSRVMVNCGVGYESDLEAVQKLTVDLIGEIFPQNDQEEIEFFYQEFGDSSINFVLRFWTDITKQKDVLVAQNKAIIAIKKRFDEHDINIPFPIRTLDFGKNKFRSETITIAKSE is encoded by the coding sequence ATGCTTTTTCAACTTTTACTTCTTCAAAATTCGGACAAAAAAGGCTTTAGCTGGTCGGGAGCGGTAGAGTCGCTCTGGGACAAATTGGGCAATTGGGGAGAATCCATCATTCTGAAACTTCCCAACTTCATCATGGCCGTTATTGCCTTTGCAATCTTTTGGATCCTGGCAAAATACGTTTCCAAATTAGTGCGTAATGTACTCATGCGCACGGTAAAGCAAGATTCAATCAAGGTGATTGCCGGAAAAGTCAGTTTTGCGGTTACTGTCCTCATTGGATTTTTTATCGCCTTGGGTCTCATGGACCTCGATAAAGTACTGACTTCTGTACTGGCCGGTGCTGGTGTAGTCGGTTTGGCTATCGGTCTGGCCTTGCAAGGAACATTAAACAATACATTCTCCGGAGTTATTCTTTCTTTCTTGCCCAAAATTCAATTAGGCGATTGGGTAGAGACTAATGGCTTTGCAGGAACCGTGGTCGATATCAACCTGAGAAGCATCGTCATACAGGGGGCAGATAACAATCTGGTCATGATCCCAAATGCCAAGATTATTGATGAACCCTTTAAAAACTTTACCCAAACTCAGCGTTCACGGGTGATGGTAAATTGCGGCGTTGGTTATGAATCAGATCTTGAAGCGGTACAAAAATTAACCGTCGATCTGATTGGCGAAATTTTCCCGCAAAATGACCAGGAGGAGATCGAGTTTTTCTACCAGGAATTTGGTGACAGCTCCATCAACTTCGTCCTCCGGTTCTGGACAGATATCACCAAGCAAAAAGATGTATTAGTCGCACAGAATAAAGCGATTATCGCCATCAAGAAACGCTTCGATGAACATGATATTAATATTCCTTTCCCGATACGCACCTTGGACTTCGGGAAAAATAAATTCCGTTCTGAAACCATTACGATTGCAAAAAGTGAATAA